ATCTTCATCGGCTTCTTCCAGGACACGACGCTGGTCACCATCATCGGCCTGCTCGACTTCCTGGATACGGTGCGCGCCTCGCTGCGCGACCCGAACTGGCAGGGCATCGCCGTGATGGAAGGCTATGTCTTCGCCGCGCTCGTCTATGCCCTGTTCAGCTACAGCATGGGCTCCTATAGCCGCTTCATCGAGCGGCGCCTCAAGACGGACCACAGCCATGGCCGGAGCGGCTGACGCGGTCGATACCGCGCTCCAGCCCTGATTTCGCACGAAAGCGGCCTGCTGCCCTGCAGCCGCGCAATGTTCCAGCAAGCCGTGAAGCCGACCACTCCGGGTGATTCACCATGGAGATCGGATGATGCGTCCCAGCTCAGGCCAGTCCGCGGCGCTCGCCGGCCGCGCGCTGCATGCCTATATCGACCTCGTGCAGCGAACCACCCGGTTCAAGCCGGAGATCCCCGGCGCCCGCCCCTGGGAGCGCAGCCGCGAGCCCTTCATCGCGCTGACCTGGCACGGCCAGCAGATGCTGAGCCTCGCCGCGCTGCAGGGGGCCTCGCAGGTAGCCGTCCTGGCCTCCCTGCATTTCGACGGCGCGGTCGTCGCCTCGGTCGTCGAACGGGCAGGTTTCCGGACCATCCGCGGCTCGGGGACGCAGAGCCGCCCCAAGATCCAGCTCAAGCGCGCCGTTCCCGCCTTCTTCGAGATGCGCGATGCTCTGCGCGATGGAACCAGCGTCATGCTGACGGCCGATGTTCCCAAGGTCTCGCGCATCGCCGGCAAGGGGGCGGTGCAGCTCGCCCGCGCCTCCGGCAGGCCGATCTATCTCTTCGCCGCCGTCACCAGCGCCCGCTTCGATCTAGACAACTGGGATCGGGCCAGCATCGCCCTGCCTTTCGGGCGCGGCTGCGTCCTGTGGTCGGAGCCGCTCTACGTCCGCAAGGGCGCTGACGATCGCGAGGTCGGGCTGATCGCGATGGACATCTCGGCGCGCCTCGACGATCTCCATGCCACCGCCTACCGGTCCCTCGAGCGGGGGCGCTAGACGTGCTTCTCTCCTGGCATCTCAGGGGCGTCCAGATGGCGGACAATCGGCCGGGTTGCCGCAGATGTTGCCTGGCGGGCGCAACACCTCCGGCTCGCCTGCCGGCTCGATGCGAATGCGGCTGAGATCGCCCGAGAAGCGCAGGCCGAGGCCCGACGAGATGAGGACGATCCTGGCACGGGGAGAGGCGAGGATCGTCGCATTGGCACCAGCCAGGAAATGAGCGCTGCCGCCGAGGCTGGCATAGACGCCGAACACGTCCTCGCGCCGGTCGAGCCCGTAGACCAGCATGATCACCCGGCCGTAATCGGCGCCGAGCCCGATGCCGACCGACAGGGCCGACCAGATCACCGGCTCGGGCGCCCCTTCCGGGAAGCGCAGCTCGCCGCTGCCATGCCGGCCGCCAAGGACGAAGGAACCGCTCAGCTCGCCACCGACGATATAGGCGTTTGGCTCGCCGAACAGCGCCAGCGAGCGCTCGATCGGCAGGCTCACGGTCTTCGACGCCGTGTCGAAGACGCCCTCGACCATTCTCAGAATCTCGTTCCGCGAGGCCGTCGGCAGCTGGCCCGGCCTGATCTGCTCTTTCGTGACCGGCCCGCCTTGCGCAAAGGCGGATGGGAAGACGGGTGCAAAGGCCAGGAGCGCGGTCAGCGCGAAGACCGCACCGCTCCATTTCGCCAGGGCACGCAACACGGACATCAGGCCGGCAGATCCGGGAAAGAGTTGAACGGCAACGGTGATACGGTCCATGCAGGGCGAAGCAGGGCGGCAAGCCCCGTCAGACAAGCCATACCCGCACAGAGGCTCCGTGACGACCCGCAACGCTGAATCCGTGACCACGCGGCCCGGAGGGTTGCGGTGACCTCGCTTTCGCGCGCCCTCACCATCCGGCTGAGCCTGCTGGGCATCGTCCTGTTCGCGGCTTTCATCGCTGCCGTTCTGGCCTTCACCTTCATCACCGAGGATCCCGGCGTCCTGCGCAACGATGTCACCTCGCGGGTCATCCAGCAAAGCGTTCGCCAGCCGGCAGGCAGCGGGCTGCATGTCGAGAAGACGACGGGGCTGGTGCAGATCGAACGCGCCAGCCCCAAGCTCTGGTATCTCGTCTCCGACGGACGATCCGTCGTCGAGTATGCGCTAGAGTTGCGGCCGGGGCTGCCCATCGACATCCGGCTGGACGGCCCGACCATCGCCGCGCAGATGCGGGTGGGCGGCGACAACGCGCTGGCCTTCGACGTCATCGAGAAGGACGGCACCCGCATCATCGTCGCGACAGGCGGCGGGCAACCCGGCTGGGACCTGATCCTCGGCTACTTCCTGCGCGCCATCGCCGGCTCCGCGCTGGCGATCTCGGTGGTGTTCGGGATCATGATCGCCGCTGCGATCGCCATGTCCGTCTCCTATATCAGCGCGCGGCTGCGCAGCGCCGCCGAGGCCGCCGCGCGCATCGATCCCCGCGCGCCCCGTGGGTTGCTGCCGACGGAGGAGACTCCCGTCGAGCTGATGCCCTTGACCACCGCGCTCAACTCCGCGCTCGACCAGATTGCCGGAAACATGGAGGTGCAGCAGCGCTTCATGAACAATGTCGCGCATGAGCTGCGCACCCCGCTCACCGTGATGCGCAGCCGGGTGGACGCGTTGGCCGACGAGCCGGCGCGCCTTGCGCTGACGACGGATCTGAGCCGGCTGACCACCATCGTCTCGTCGATGCTCCAGCTCGCCCGCCTGCACGCCACCGATCTGCCCTTCGAGCCCCTGCAGCTCAACGCGCTC
Above is a genomic segment from Bosea sp. NBC_00550 containing:
- a CDS encoding DUF1134 domain-containing protein, which encodes MSVLRALAKWSGAVFALTALLAFAPVFPSAFAQGGPVTKEQIRPGQLPTASRNEILRMVEGVFDTASKTVSLPIERSLALFGEPNAYIVGGELSGSFVLGGRHGSGELRFPEGAPEPVIWSALSVGIGLGADYGRVIMLVYGLDRREDVFGVYASLGGSAHFLAGANATILASPRARIVLISSGLGLRFSGDLSRIRIEPAGEPEVLRPPGNICGNPADCPPSGRP
- a CDS encoding lysophospholipid acyltransferase family protein codes for the protein MRPSSGQSAALAGRALHAYIDLVQRTTRFKPEIPGARPWERSREPFIALTWHGQQMLSLAALQGASQVAVLASLHFDGAVVASVVERAGFRTIRGSGTQSRPKIQLKRAVPAFFEMRDALRDGTSVMLTADVPKVSRIAGKGAVQLARASGRPIYLFAAVTSARFDLDNWDRASIALPFGRGCVLWSEPLYVRKGADDREVGLIAMDISARLDDLHATAYRSLERGR
- a CDS encoding sensor histidine kinase, with the protein product MTSLSRALTIRLSLLGIVLFAAFIAAVLAFTFITEDPGVLRNDVTSRVIQQSVRQPAGSGLHVEKTTGLVQIERASPKLWYLVSDGRSVVEYALELRPGLPIDIRLDGPTIAAQMRVGGDNALAFDVIEKDGTRIIVATGGGQPGWDLILGYFLRAIAGSALAISVVFGIMIAAAIAMSVSYISARLRSAAEAAARIDPRAPRGLLPTEETPVELMPLTTALNSALDQIAGNMEVQQRFMNNVAHELRTPLTVMRSRVDALADEPARLALTTDLSRLTTIVSSMLQLARLHATDLPFEPLQLNALARAVLADLAPLILSHGVDVALEEEGEHHVMIDANEATVRAALANLVDNALRHSQAKSTILVRVLDGAVLEVTDDGIGIAAVKRAQAMEPFNRMSPHSIGAGLGLTIVRDIMAAHGGTIAILGNEAGGTTVRLIFSADGANGA